Proteins from a genomic interval of Capsicum annuum cultivar UCD-10X-F1 chromosome 4, UCD10Xv1.1, whole genome shotgun sequence:
- the LOC107868624 gene encoding cyclin-D4-2-like, with the protein MEEDWGEIFRDIRVMEDAQKMDEKEYDIGQANEDYIVNLVTAENEIVNAGLNSRLPSRIMHHAWLLQVRNTAISNIVRVGGPLGVGQIIVYTAMVYVDRFLSLMPIQKGRFLVAKLLSVACLLLANEEDRYTDDDEEELSRYEEFANCNMRSIMNMANSVLEQFEGNMTCVTPIEFTRYFLSKFCKENSRKDYVKIKTVEVIMSTLGVKNA; encoded by the exons ATGGAAGAAGATTGGGGTGAAATTTTCAGAGATATTCGAGTAATGGAAGATGCACAAAAGATGGATGAAAAAGAATATGATATTGGACAAGCTAATGAAGATTACATTGTTAATTTGGTTACAGCTGAAAATGAAATTGTGAATGCTGGACTCAACAGTCGACTTCCTTCAAGAATTATGCACCATGCATGGCTTCTACAAGTTCGCAATACTGCAATCAGCAACATTGTTAGA GTAGGAGGACCTTTAGGAGTCGGACAAATCATTGTCTACACAGCAATGGTTTATGTTGATAGGTTTCTTTCACTTATGCCGATACAA AAGGGAAGATTCTTGGTAGCAAAGCTACTGTCAGTGGCATGTTTACTTTTGGCTAATGAGGAAGACCGTTATACAGATGATGACGAAGAAGAATTATCACGTTATGAGGAATTTGCAAATTGTAATATGAGAAGCATAATGAATATGGCTAATAGTGTTCTTGAACAATTTGAAGGGAATATGACTTGTGTTACTCCTATTGAGTTCACAAGATATTTTCTATCGAAATTCTGcaaagaaaattcaagaaaagatTATGTCAAAATCAAAACTGTGGAAGTCATCATGAGTACACTTGGAG TCAAAAATGCTTGA